Proteins from one Scylla paramamosain isolate STU-SP2022 chromosome 3, ASM3559412v1, whole genome shotgun sequence genomic window:
- the LOC135089192 gene encoding uncharacterized protein LOC135089192 isoform X1 gives MQFVSPRRWTKEWQGGCQHGRREAAAHAPDTDLCHVRMSRAGWPPSGAARPPALVPPPTADSIAYRRYLRYLPEYRSRRREEEPRGAQKSGEQRQDDDDDEGEEKDCGEKSVEGEKEGGDGAILVSPDVSVSSLVQQYTNMLHARNTSSDAPYNFSRSCSNLPTQCRRPSASLSGGTPPDGEQPRKGSLHCRSGAPNQVRCRSLSLPWPSESSWRWHSEPGLACQDQASGVAVSDAAPPHAASLANLDSATSDEGCPGDDVSTGPSPLPSPDCSVAHRLSGLITPFRSLSPASSVGSHLGSVEDLPLVRSMSAGHVLDSLRRSHSADSAVEVEDEATSPMGSPLNDDPGVAEDSCEVPDEPGEGEDEGQVFCECPATNFAEVNGDGDDKSDEHRVTLRLKSGDGRRSGFSERRRGEVNGDALLRLMRGCGVVGCGQRQQAREGGVLRTPSVVISDYSGDTVSLTVALASSDFSLSHLDGLQHSASSPSLIPPADDFSSRKVSSCSSCSSVSTVDFTTPLTFTPLLRRTHSPVEESHNRISTTSTYSYLSNSEDEVEHVLTRPQTPRKESETRAETQCRPVPSRRDLTPRSVARRPVARNTPQRTWTILSCAAPSVP, from the coding sequence GAGTGGCAGGGCGGCTGCCAACATGGGCGGCGTGAGGCTGCCGCCCACGCCCCAGACACCGACCTCTGCCACGTGAGGATGTCCCGCGCCGGCTGGCCGCCCAGCGGGGCCGCGCGGCCCCCTGCCCTGGTGCCACCGCCCACCGCTGACTCCATCGCCTACCGCCGATACCTGCGGTACTTGCCGGAGTACCGTTCACGGCGGCGTGAGGAGGAGCCTCGAGGAGCCCAGAAGAGTGGCGAGCAGCGTCAggacgatgacgacgatgagggagaggagaaggattgTGGAGAGAAGAGTGTGGAgggtgagaaggagggaggggatggcgCTATCTTGGTGTCGCCGGATGTAAGTGTGAGCTCTTTGGTTCAACAGTACACTAATATGCTCCACGCTCGTAACACATCCAGCGACGCGCCTTATAATTTTTCTCGCTCTTGCTCCAACCTCCCAACCCAGTGTCGCAGGCCCTCCGCGAGCCTCTCCGGAGGCACGCCACCTGATGGGGAACAGCCTCGCAAGGGCTCCCTTCACTGTCGTAGTGGCGCGCCGAACCAAGTTCGCTGTCGCTCTCTGTCGTTGCCGTGGCCCAGCGAGTCGTCGTGGCGGTGGCACAGCGAGCCCGGCCTGGCGTGCCAAGACCAAGCCTCAGGGGTGGCGGTGAGCGACGCGGCACCGCCACACGCCGCATCCCTTGCCAACCTCGACTCTGCCACAAGCGACGAGGGCTGCCCTGGGGACGACGTGTCCACCGgcccctctcctctaccctcgcCTGACTGCAGCGTTGCCCACCGGCTTTCGGGTCTCATTACGCCCTTccgctccctctcccctgcctcctcGGTGGGGTCTCACCTCGGGTCGGTGGAGGACCTGCCTCTCGTGCGCTCCATGTCGGCGGGTCACGTGCTGGACAGCCTCAGGCGTTCTCACTCAGCCGACAGCGCCGTCGAGGTGGAGGACGAGGCCACGTCACCGATGGGGTCGCCGCTGAACGATGACCCGGGCGTGGCGGAGGACAGCTGTGAGGTGCCCGACGAGCCTGGTGAGGGCGAGGATGAGGGACAAGTGTTCTGCGAGTGTCCCGCTACGAATTTTGCCGAAGTGAATGGTGACGGTGACGATAAGAGTGACGAGCATAGGGTGACGCTGCGCCTTAAAAGTGGCGACGGGAGGAGAAGCGGCTTCTCTGAGCGGCGGCGGGGCGAAGTGAACGGTGATGCTCTCCTCCGACTCATGCGGGGCTGTGGGGTGGTGGGGTGCGGCCAGCGGCAGCAGGCGCGGGAGGGAGGGGTGTTGAGGACGCCTTCGGTGGTGATCAGCGACTATAGCGGTGACACGGTGAGCCTCACGGTGGCTCTTGCTTCAAGTGACTTCTCTCTGTCGCACCTGGACGGCCTGCAGCACTCCGCCTCCTCCCCGAGCCTCATCCCGCCCGCTGACGACTTTTCTTCCCGAAAAGTGTCCAgctgttcctcctgctcctccgtcAGCACCGTGGACTTCACCACGCCGCTCACCTTCACACCGCTGCTGCGCAGGACACACTCCCCGGTCGAGGAATCCCATAACCgcatctccaccacctccacgtaCAGCTACTTGAGCAACTCCGAGGACGAGGTGGAGCACGTGCTAACCAGACCGCAGACACCCCGCAAG
- the LOC135089192 gene encoding uncharacterized protein LOC135089192 isoform X2 — translation MQFVSPRRWTKEWQGGCQHGRREAAAHAPDTDLCHVRMSRAGWPPSGAARPPALVPPPTADSIAYRRYLRYLPEYRSRRREEEPRGAQKSGEQRQDDDDDEGEEKDCGEKSVEGEKEGGDGAILVSPDVSVSSLVQQYTNMLHARNTSSDAPYNFSRSCSNLPTQCRRPSASLSGGTPPDGEQPRKGSLHCRSGAPNQVRCRSLSLPWPSESSWRWHSEPGLACQDQASGVAVSDAAPPHAASLANLDSATSDEGCPGDDVSTGPSPLPSPDCSVAHRLSGLITPFRSLSPASSVGSHLGSVEDLPLVRSMSAGHVLDSLRRSHSADSAVEVEDEATSPMGSPLNDDPGVAEDSCEVPDEPGEGEDEGQVFCECPATNFAEVNGDGDDKSDEHRVTLRLKSGDGRRSGFSERRRGEVNGDALLRLMRGCGVVGCGQRQQAREGGVLRTPSVVISDYSGDTVSLTVALASSDFSLSHLDGLQHSASSPSLIPPADDFSSRKVSSCSSCSSVSTVDFTTPLTFTPLLRRTHSPVEESHNRISTTSTYSYLSNSEDEVEHVLTRPQTPRKVRITGSCIVTCSLIFG, via the coding sequence GAGTGGCAGGGCGGCTGCCAACATGGGCGGCGTGAGGCTGCCGCCCACGCCCCAGACACCGACCTCTGCCACGTGAGGATGTCCCGCGCCGGCTGGCCGCCCAGCGGGGCCGCGCGGCCCCCTGCCCTGGTGCCACCGCCCACCGCTGACTCCATCGCCTACCGCCGATACCTGCGGTACTTGCCGGAGTACCGTTCACGGCGGCGTGAGGAGGAGCCTCGAGGAGCCCAGAAGAGTGGCGAGCAGCGTCAggacgatgacgacgatgagggagaggagaaggattgTGGAGAGAAGAGTGTGGAgggtgagaaggagggaggggatggcgCTATCTTGGTGTCGCCGGATGTAAGTGTGAGCTCTTTGGTTCAACAGTACACTAATATGCTCCACGCTCGTAACACATCCAGCGACGCGCCTTATAATTTTTCTCGCTCTTGCTCCAACCTCCCAACCCAGTGTCGCAGGCCCTCCGCGAGCCTCTCCGGAGGCACGCCACCTGATGGGGAACAGCCTCGCAAGGGCTCCCTTCACTGTCGTAGTGGCGCGCCGAACCAAGTTCGCTGTCGCTCTCTGTCGTTGCCGTGGCCCAGCGAGTCGTCGTGGCGGTGGCACAGCGAGCCCGGCCTGGCGTGCCAAGACCAAGCCTCAGGGGTGGCGGTGAGCGACGCGGCACCGCCACACGCCGCATCCCTTGCCAACCTCGACTCTGCCACAAGCGACGAGGGCTGCCCTGGGGACGACGTGTCCACCGgcccctctcctctaccctcgcCTGACTGCAGCGTTGCCCACCGGCTTTCGGGTCTCATTACGCCCTTccgctccctctcccctgcctcctcGGTGGGGTCTCACCTCGGGTCGGTGGAGGACCTGCCTCTCGTGCGCTCCATGTCGGCGGGTCACGTGCTGGACAGCCTCAGGCGTTCTCACTCAGCCGACAGCGCCGTCGAGGTGGAGGACGAGGCCACGTCACCGATGGGGTCGCCGCTGAACGATGACCCGGGCGTGGCGGAGGACAGCTGTGAGGTGCCCGACGAGCCTGGTGAGGGCGAGGATGAGGGACAAGTGTTCTGCGAGTGTCCCGCTACGAATTTTGCCGAAGTGAATGGTGACGGTGACGATAAGAGTGACGAGCATAGGGTGACGCTGCGCCTTAAAAGTGGCGACGGGAGGAGAAGCGGCTTCTCTGAGCGGCGGCGGGGCGAAGTGAACGGTGATGCTCTCCTCCGACTCATGCGGGGCTGTGGGGTGGTGGGGTGCGGCCAGCGGCAGCAGGCGCGGGAGGGAGGGGTGTTGAGGACGCCTTCGGTGGTGATCAGCGACTATAGCGGTGACACGGTGAGCCTCACGGTGGCTCTTGCTTCAAGTGACTTCTCTCTGTCGCACCTGGACGGCCTGCAGCACTCCGCCTCCTCCCCGAGCCTCATCCCGCCCGCTGACGACTTTTCTTCCCGAAAAGTGTCCAgctgttcctcctgctcctccgtcAGCACCGTGGACTTCACCACGCCGCTCACCTTCACACCGCTGCTGCGCAGGACACACTCCCCGGTCGAGGAATCCCATAACCgcatctccaccacctccacgtaCAGCTACTTGAGCAACTCCGAGGACGAGGTGGAGCACGTGCTAACCAGACCGCAGACACCCCGCAAG
- the LOC135089192 gene encoding uncharacterized protein LOC135089192 isoform X3: MSRAGWPPSGAARPPALVPPPTADSIAYRRYLRYLPEYRSRRREEEPRGAQKSGEQRQDDDDDEGEEKDCGEKSVEGEKEGGDGAILVSPDVSVSSLVQQYTNMLHARNTSSDAPYNFSRSCSNLPTQCRRPSASLSGGTPPDGEQPRKGSLHCRSGAPNQVRCRSLSLPWPSESSWRWHSEPGLACQDQASGVAVSDAAPPHAASLANLDSATSDEGCPGDDVSTGPSPLPSPDCSVAHRLSGLITPFRSLSPASSVGSHLGSVEDLPLVRSMSAGHVLDSLRRSHSADSAVEVEDEATSPMGSPLNDDPGVAEDSCEVPDEPGEGEDEGQVFCECPATNFAEVNGDGDDKSDEHRVTLRLKSGDGRRSGFSERRRGEVNGDALLRLMRGCGVVGCGQRQQAREGGVLRTPSVVISDYSGDTVSLTVALASSDFSLSHLDGLQHSASSPSLIPPADDFSSRKVSSCSSCSSVSTVDFTTPLTFTPLLRRTHSPVEESHNRISTTSTYSYLSNSEDEVEHVLTRPQTPRKESETRAETQCRPVPSRRDLTPRSVARRPVARNTPQRTWTILSCAAPSVP, from the coding sequence ATGTCCCGCGCCGGCTGGCCGCCCAGCGGGGCCGCGCGGCCCCCTGCCCTGGTGCCACCGCCCACCGCTGACTCCATCGCCTACCGCCGATACCTGCGGTACTTGCCGGAGTACCGTTCACGGCGGCGTGAGGAGGAGCCTCGAGGAGCCCAGAAGAGTGGCGAGCAGCGTCAggacgatgacgacgatgagggagaggagaaggattgTGGAGAGAAGAGTGTGGAgggtgagaaggagggaggggatggcgCTATCTTGGTGTCGCCGGATGTAAGTGTGAGCTCTTTGGTTCAACAGTACACTAATATGCTCCACGCTCGTAACACATCCAGCGACGCGCCTTATAATTTTTCTCGCTCTTGCTCCAACCTCCCAACCCAGTGTCGCAGGCCCTCCGCGAGCCTCTCCGGAGGCACGCCACCTGATGGGGAACAGCCTCGCAAGGGCTCCCTTCACTGTCGTAGTGGCGCGCCGAACCAAGTTCGCTGTCGCTCTCTGTCGTTGCCGTGGCCCAGCGAGTCGTCGTGGCGGTGGCACAGCGAGCCCGGCCTGGCGTGCCAAGACCAAGCCTCAGGGGTGGCGGTGAGCGACGCGGCACCGCCACACGCCGCATCCCTTGCCAACCTCGACTCTGCCACAAGCGACGAGGGCTGCCCTGGGGACGACGTGTCCACCGgcccctctcctctaccctcgcCTGACTGCAGCGTTGCCCACCGGCTTTCGGGTCTCATTACGCCCTTccgctccctctcccctgcctcctcGGTGGGGTCTCACCTCGGGTCGGTGGAGGACCTGCCTCTCGTGCGCTCCATGTCGGCGGGTCACGTGCTGGACAGCCTCAGGCGTTCTCACTCAGCCGACAGCGCCGTCGAGGTGGAGGACGAGGCCACGTCACCGATGGGGTCGCCGCTGAACGATGACCCGGGCGTGGCGGAGGACAGCTGTGAGGTGCCCGACGAGCCTGGTGAGGGCGAGGATGAGGGACAAGTGTTCTGCGAGTGTCCCGCTACGAATTTTGCCGAAGTGAATGGTGACGGTGACGATAAGAGTGACGAGCATAGGGTGACGCTGCGCCTTAAAAGTGGCGACGGGAGGAGAAGCGGCTTCTCTGAGCGGCGGCGGGGCGAAGTGAACGGTGATGCTCTCCTCCGACTCATGCGGGGCTGTGGGGTGGTGGGGTGCGGCCAGCGGCAGCAGGCGCGGGAGGGAGGGGTGTTGAGGACGCCTTCGGTGGTGATCAGCGACTATAGCGGTGACACGGTGAGCCTCACGGTGGCTCTTGCTTCAAGTGACTTCTCTCTGTCGCACCTGGACGGCCTGCAGCACTCCGCCTCCTCCCCGAGCCTCATCCCGCCCGCTGACGACTTTTCTTCCCGAAAAGTGTCCAgctgttcctcctgctcctccgtcAGCACCGTGGACTTCACCACGCCGCTCACCTTCACACCGCTGCTGCGCAGGACACACTCCCCGGTCGAGGAATCCCATAACCgcatctccaccacctccacgtaCAGCTACTTGAGCAACTCCGAGGACGAGGTGGAGCACGTGCTAACCAGACCGCAGACACCCCGCAAG